A single genomic interval of Streptomyces sp. NBC_00663 harbors:
- a CDS encoding alpha,alpha-trehalose-phosphate synthase (UDP-forming): MASTFGAAQVLVASNRGPVSYEVRADGTLSARRGGGGLVSGLSAIGSDADALWVCSALSDGDREAVRRGEGEAGVRMLDIPAGVHADAYNGIANSVLWFVHHLLYQTPLEPVFDAEFRRQWASYETYNRAFAEALAAEAARGAAVVVQDYHLTLVPGMLRELRPDLRIGHFSHTPWAPPEYFRMLPDDVAEQVLRGMLGADRLGFLTRRWASAFEACATEIVGGLGDTRVGVHGLGADADFLRKRSHEADVAERMAALRTEIGAGRRTIVRVDRTELSKNIVRGLHAYEHLLATRPEWRERVVHVAFAYPSRQDLAVYRDYTAEVQRLADEINSAYGTPGWAPVVLHVKDDFARSLAAYRLADVALVNPIRDGMNLVAKEVPVVSDEGCALVLSREAGAYEELGEDAIVVNPYDVIGTADALHEALTMGPGERAERTKRLAAAATALPPAQWFLDQLAALRS, from the coding sequence ATGGCTTCAACGTTCGGTGCTGCTCAGGTACTGGTGGCCTCCAACCGTGGCCCGGTCTCCTACGAGGTCCGGGCGGACGGCACGCTGTCCGCCCGGCGCGGTGGGGGTGGGCTGGTCTCGGGGCTGTCGGCGATCGGCTCCGACGCGGACGCCCTGTGGGTCTGCTCGGCGCTGAGCGACGGCGACCGCGAGGCGGTACGGCGCGGGGAGGGCGAGGCCGGCGTACGGATGCTCGACATCCCCGCCGGCGTGCACGCGGACGCGTACAACGGCATCGCCAACTCGGTCCTGTGGTTCGTCCACCATCTGCTGTACCAGACCCCGCTGGAACCGGTCTTCGACGCGGAGTTCCGGCGGCAGTGGGCGTCGTACGAGACCTACAACCGCGCCTTCGCCGAGGCGCTGGCGGCGGAGGCCGCGCGGGGCGCGGCGGTCGTGGTGCAGGACTACCACCTCACGCTGGTGCCGGGGATGCTGCGGGAGCTCCGCCCCGACCTGCGGATCGGTCACTTCTCGCACACCCCGTGGGCCCCGCCGGAGTACTTCCGGATGCTGCCGGACGACGTGGCCGAGCAGGTGCTGCGGGGCATGCTCGGCGCGGACCGGCTGGGGTTCCTGACCCGGCGCTGGGCATCCGCGTTCGAGGCGTGCGCGACGGAGATCGTCGGCGGGCTCGGGGACACCCGGGTCGGTGTGCACGGGCTCGGCGCGGACGCGGACTTCCTGCGCAAGCGGTCGCACGAGGCGGACGTGGCCGAGCGGATGGCGGCCCTGAGGACGGAGATCGGCGCGGGCCGCCGCACGATCGTCCGGGTCGACCGCACCGAGCTGTCGAAGAACATCGTCCGCGGTCTGCACGCGTACGAGCATCTGCTGGCGACCCGCCCCGAGTGGCGGGAGCGGGTCGTGCACGTGGCGTTCGCCTACCCCTCCCGGCAGGACCTCGCCGTCTACCGGGACTACACGGCCGAGGTGCAGCGCTTGGCGGACGAGATCAACTCGGCGTACGGAACGCCTGGTTGGGCCCCGGTGGTGCTGCACGTCAAGGACGACTTCGCCCGCTCCCTCGCCGCGTACCGGCTTGCCGACGTGGCCCTGGTCAACCCCATCCGCGACGGCATGAACCTGGTCGCGAAGGAGGTGCCGGTCGTCTCCGACGAGGGGTGCGCGCTGGTGCTGTCGCGGGAGGCGGGGGCGTACGAGGAGCTGGGCGAGGACGCGATCGTGGTCAATCCGTACGACGTGATCGGCACCGCCGACGCCCTGCACGAGGCGCTGACGATGGGGCCCGGGGAGCGGGCGGAGCGCACGAAGCGGCTCGCCGCCGCGGCCACGGCGTTGCCGCCCGCGCAGTGGTTCCTGGATCAGCTGGCGGCGTTGCGCTCCTGA
- a CDS encoding glucosyl-3-phosphoglycerate synthase — protein sequence MLEEVERWLTTRSWSVTDRPLHQILAAKQRTGQSVSVVLPALNEEETVGDIVAIIRHDLMQQVPLVDEIVVVDSGSSDRTAEVAAAAGATVVHRDAILPRLPAVPGKGEVLWRSLLVTSGDIVCFIDADLKEFSSDFVAGIVGPLLTEPGVDLVKAMYDRPLGGAAGQGGRVTELMARPLLNMHWPQLAGFVQPLGGEYAARRSLLEQLPFPVGYGIELGMLVDALHLVGLDALAQVDVGVRKHRHQDGQALGRMSAAIYRTAQLRLARGHLVRPSLTQFERGETGFEPRTYSVDTEERPPMAEIAEYATRKVA from the coding sequence GTGCTGGAAGAAGTCGAGCGCTGGCTGACCACCCGCTCCTGGTCCGTGACCGACCGGCCGCTCCACCAGATACTGGCCGCCAAGCAGCGCACGGGCCAGTCGGTCAGTGTGGTGCTGCCCGCGCTGAACGAGGAGGAGACGGTCGGCGACATCGTCGCGATCATCCGTCACGACCTCATGCAGCAGGTCCCGCTGGTCGACGAGATAGTCGTCGTCGACTCGGGGTCGAGCGACCGTACGGCGGAAGTGGCGGCCGCGGCCGGGGCCACGGTGGTGCACCGCGACGCGATCCTGCCCCGCCTGCCCGCCGTCCCCGGCAAGGGCGAGGTGCTGTGGCGCTCGCTGCTGGTGACCAGCGGCGACATCGTCTGTTTCATCGACGCCGACCTGAAGGAGTTCTCCTCCGACTTCGTCGCCGGGATCGTCGGCCCGCTGCTCACCGAACCCGGGGTCGACCTGGTCAAGGCCATGTACGACCGTCCGCTCGGCGGCGCCGCGGGCCAGGGCGGCCGGGTGACCGAGCTGATGGCCCGCCCGCTGCTGAACATGCACTGGCCGCAGCTGGCCGGTTTCGTCCAGCCGCTGGGCGGTGAGTACGCGGCCCGCCGCTCTCTGCTGGAGCAGCTGCCGTTCCCGGTCGGCTACGGCATCGAGCTCGGCATGCTCGTCGACGCCCTGCACCTCGTCGGCCTCGACGCGCTCGCCCAGGTCGACGTCGGTGTCCGCAAACACCGTCACCAGGACGGGCAGGCCCTCGGCCGGATGTCCGCCGCGATCTACCGCACCGCCCAGCTCCGGCTGGCCCGCGGCCACCTCGTCCGCCCCTCCCTCACCCAGTTCGAACGCGGCGAGACCGGCTTCGAGCCCCGCACCTACTCCGTGGACACGGAGGAACGCCCGCCGATGGCGGAGATCGCGGAGTACGCGACCCGCAAGGTGGCCTGA
- the thrC gene encoding threonine synthase → MAAQTVANTTGTTVDLGPAAALSCRECGHRVPLGPVFACEECFGPLEIAYDFSAYDAEELRKRIEAGPANIWRYAPLLPVPADVADKPNINPGWTKLVQADNLARELGVEAGKLFVKDDSGNPTHSFKDRVVAQAIEAARVFGFTTLSCSSTGNLAGAVGAAAARAGFRSCVFIPHDLEQGKVVMAAVYGGELVGIEGNYDDVNRFCSELIGDPAGEGWGFVNVNLRPYYAEGSKTLAYEICEQLGWRLPDQLVVPIASGSQLTKIDKGLQELIKLGLVEDKPYKIFGAQAEGCSPVSVAYKAGHDVVRPQKPNTIAKSLAIGNPADGPYVLDIARRTGGAVEDVNDEQIVDAIKLLARTEGIFAETAGGVTVGVTRKLIENGLLDPTLTTVVLNTGDGLKTLDAVAGTGLTATIRPNLDSFREAGLA, encoded by the coding sequence ATGGCTGCGCAGACTGTCGCAAACACCACCGGAACCACCGTCGACCTCGGCCCCGCCGCGGCGCTCAGCTGCCGCGAATGCGGTCACCGGGTGCCTCTCGGCCCGGTCTTCGCCTGCGAGGAGTGTTTCGGCCCGCTCGAGATCGCGTACGACTTCTCCGCCTACGACGCCGAGGAGCTCCGCAAGCGGATCGAGGCGGGACCCGCGAACATCTGGCGCTACGCGCCGCTGCTGCCCGTCCCCGCGGACGTGGCCGACAAGCCCAACATCAACCCCGGCTGGACCAAGCTCGTCCAGGCCGACAACCTGGCCCGTGAGCTGGGTGTCGAGGCCGGCAAGCTGTTCGTGAAGGACGACTCCGGCAACCCGACGCACTCCTTCAAGGACCGCGTCGTCGCCCAGGCCATCGAGGCCGCCCGGGTCTTCGGCTTCACCACCCTCTCCTGCTCCTCCACCGGCAACCTCGCGGGTGCCGTCGGCGCCGCCGCCGCCCGCGCCGGCTTCCGCTCCTGCGTGTTCATCCCGCACGACCTGGAGCAGGGCAAGGTCGTCATGGCCGCGGTCTACGGCGGTGAGCTCGTCGGCATCGAGGGCAACTACGACGACGTGAACCGCTTCTGCTCCGAGCTGATCGGCGATCCGGCCGGTGAGGGCTGGGGCTTCGTCAACGTCAACCTGCGGCCGTACTACGCCGAGGGCTCCAAGACCCTCGCGTACGAGATCTGCGAGCAGCTCGGCTGGCGGCTGCCGGACCAGCTGGTCGTGCCGATCGCCTCCGGCTCCCAGCTGACGAAGATCGACAAGGGGCTCCAGGAGCTGATCAAGCTCGGCCTCGTCGAGGACAAGCCGTACAAGATCTTCGGTGCGCAGGCGGAGGGGTGCTCGCCGGTGTCGGTCGCCTACAAGGCGGGCCACGACGTCGTTCGTCCCCAGAAGCCGAACACCATCGCCAAGTCCCTCGCCATCGGCAACCCGGCCGACGGCCCCTACGTCCTCGACATCGCGCGTCGCACCGGCGGTGCGGTGGAGGACGTGAACGACGAGCAGATCGTCGACGCGATCAAGCTGCTGGCCCGCACGGAGGGCATCTTCGCGGAGACGGCCGGTGGCGTGACGGTCGGCGTGACCCGCAAGCTGATCGAGAACGGGCTGCTGGATCCGACGTTGACGACGGTGGTGCTGAACACCGGCGATGGGCTCAAGACGCTGGATGCGGTGGCCGGGACGGGGCTGACCGCGACGATTCGCCCCAACCTTGATTCGTTCCGCGAGGCTGGTCTCGCTTAG
- a CDS encoding MoaD/ThiS family protein: MSVTVRIPTILRTYTGGQAEVAAEGSTLADVIADLEKNHTGIAARVLDDQGKLRRFVNVYVNDDDVRFEQGLETATPDGAGVSIIPAVAGG, encoded by the coding sequence ATGAGCGTCACCGTCCGCATCCCCACCATCCTGCGCACCTACACCGGCGGGCAGGCCGAGGTCGCCGCCGAGGGCTCGACCCTCGCCGACGTCATCGCCGACCTGGAGAAGAACCACACGGGTATCGCCGCCCGCGTGCTCGACGACCAGGGCAAGCTGCGCCGGTTCGTCAACGTGTACGTCAACGACGACGACGTCCGCTTCGAGCAGGGCCTGGAGACCGCCACCCCGGACGGTGCCGGCGTCTCGATCATCCCGGCCGTCGCCGGCGGCTGA
- a CDS encoding cold-shock protein, producing MAQGTVKWFNAEKGYGFIAVDGGADVFVHYSAIQMDGYRTLEEGQRVDFEISQGQKGPQADMVRLATG from the coding sequence ATGGCTCAGGGCACCGTCAAGTGGTTCAACGCGGAGAAGGGGTACGGCTTCATCGCGGTCGACGGTGGTGCGGATGTTTTCGTCCACTACAGCGCGATCCAGATGGACGGGTACCGCACCCTGGAAGAGGGCCAGCGGGTCGATTTCGAGATCTCGCAGGGCCAGAAGGGGCCGCAGGCGGACATGGTCCGGCTGGCGACCGGCTGA
- the groL gene encoding chaperonin GroEL (60 kDa chaperone family; promotes refolding of misfolded polypeptides especially under stressful conditions; forms two stacked rings of heptamers to form a barrel-shaped 14mer; ends can be capped by GroES; misfolded proteins enter the barrel where they are refolded when GroES binds): MAKIIAFDEEARRGLERGMNQLADAVKVTLGPKGRNVVLEKKWGAPTITNDGVSIAKEIELEDPYEKIGAELVKEVAKKTDDVAGDGTTTATVLAQALVREGLRNVAAGANPMALKRGIEKAVEAVSGALLEQAKDVETKEQIASTASISAADTQIGELIAEAMDKVGKEGVITVEESQTFGLELELTEGMRFDKGYISAYFATDMERMEASLDDPYILIANSKIGSVKDLLPLLEKVMQSGKPLLIIAEDVEGEALSTLVVNKIRGTFKSVAVKAPGFGDRRKAMLGDIAILTGGEVISEEVGLKLENATLDLLGRARKVVITKDETTIVDGAGSADQVAGRVNQIRAEIENSDSDYDREKLQERLAKLAGGVAVIKAGAATEVELKERKHRIEDAVRNAKAAVEEGIVAGGGVALLQASAVFEKLELTGDEATGANAVKLALEAPLKQIAVNGGLEGGVVVEKVRNLTVGWGLNAATGDYVDMIAEGIIDPAKVTRSALQNAASIAALFLTTEAVIADKPEKAAAPAGGGMPGGDMDF; encoded by the coding sequence ATGGCCAAGATCATCGCGTTCGACGAGGAGGCGCGGCGCGGCCTCGAGCGCGGCATGAACCAGCTCGCGGACGCCGTCAAGGTGACGCTCGGCCCCAAGGGTCGCAACGTCGTCCTCGAGAAGAAGTGGGGCGCCCCCACGATCACCAACGATGGTGTGTCCATCGCCAAGGAGATCGAGCTCGAGGACCCGTACGAGAAGATCGGCGCCGAGCTGGTCAAGGAAGTCGCGAAGAAGACCGACGACGTAGCCGGTGACGGCACGACGACCGCGACCGTCCTGGCCCAGGCCCTGGTGCGCGAGGGTCTGCGCAACGTGGCCGCCGGTGCCAACCCGATGGCCCTCAAGCGCGGTATCGAGAAGGCCGTCGAGGCCGTCTCCGGTGCTCTCCTTGAGCAGGCGAAGGATGTCGAGACCAAGGAGCAGATCGCTTCTACGGCCTCCATCTCCGCCGCCGACACCCAGATCGGCGAGCTCATCGCCGAGGCGATGGACAAGGTCGGCAAGGAAGGCGTCATCACCGTCGAGGAGTCCCAGACCTTCGGTCTGGAGCTGGAGCTGACGGAGGGTATGCGCTTCGACAAGGGCTACATCTCCGCCTACTTCGCCACCGACATGGAGCGTATGGAGGCGTCCCTGGACGACCCGTACATCCTGATCGCCAACTCCAAGATCGGCTCCGTCAAGGACCTGCTCCCGCTCCTGGAGAAGGTCATGCAGTCGGGCAAGCCGCTGCTGATCATCGCCGAGGACGTCGAGGGCGAGGCCCTGTCGACCCTGGTCGTCAACAAGATCCGCGGCACCTTCAAGTCCGTCGCCGTCAAGGCCCCGGGCTTCGGTGACCGCCGCAAGGCCATGCTCGGCGACATCGCCATCCTCACGGGCGGCGAGGTCATCTCCGAGGAGGTCGGCCTCAAGCTGGAGAACGCGACCCTGGACCTCCTGGGCCGCGCCCGCAAGGTCGTCATCACCAAGGACGAGACCACCATCGTCGACGGTGCCGGCTCCGCCGACCAGGTCGCCGGCCGGGTCAACCAGATCCGCGCCGAGATCGAGAACAGCGACTCGGACTACGACCGCGAGAAGCTCCAGGAGCGCCTGGCCAAGCTCGCCGGTGGCGTCGCCGTCATCAAGGCCGGTGCCGCGACCGAGGTCGAGCTCAAGGAGCGCAAGCACCGCATCGAGGACGCCGTGCGCAACGCCAAGGCGGCCGTCGAGGAGGGCATCGTCGCCGGTGGTGGCGTGGCCCTGCTCCAGGCTTCCGCGGTGTTCGAGAAGCTCGAGCTGACGGGTGACGAGGCGACCGGCGCCAACGCCGTGAAGCTCGCCCTGGAGGCTCCGCTCAAGCAGATCGCCGTCAACGGTGGTCTCGAGGGCGGCGTCGTGGTCGAGAAGGTCCGCAACCTGACCGTCGGTTGGGGTCTCAACGCGGCCACGGGCGACTACGTCGACATGATCGCCGAGGGCATCATCGACCCGGCGAAGGTCACGCGCTCCGCTCTTCAGAACGCCGCGTCCATCGCCGCGCTCTTCCTCACCACCGAGGCCGTCATCGCCGACAAGCCGGAGAAGGCCGCCGCGCCCGCCGGTGGCGGTATGCCGGGCGGTGACATGGACTTCTGA
- a CDS encoding NADH:flavin oxidoreductase — protein sequence MTASPSRAAEILSRPITINGLTVPNRIVMAPMTRMFSPGGIPGADVASYYARRAAAGVGLVVTEGTFVGHDSAGYSGRVPRFHGEEQLAGWKKVAEDVHAAGGTIVPQLWHIGMVRKEGQNPFPEAPAVGPSGIRVGATESTGTTMTQRDIDDVIGAFAEAAAAAERIGMDGVEIHGAHGYLVDQFLWAGTNRRTDGYGGDAVARTRFAAEIVAAVRETVSADFPVIFRYSQWKQEAYDARLAETPEELEAILSPLAAAGVDAFHASTRRYWLPEFDGADLNLAGWTKKLTGKPVITVGSVGLDGDFLNAFVGEGSPLKGLDDLLDRLERDEFDLVAVGRALLQDPEWAAKVLADRFEELKPYDAAALQSLS from the coding sequence GTGACCGCCTCCCCCTCCCGCGCCGCCGAGATCCTCTCCCGGCCGATCACGATCAACGGCCTGACCGTCCCGAACCGCATCGTGATGGCGCCGATGACCCGGATGTTCTCCCCGGGCGGCATCCCGGGCGCGGACGTGGCGTCGTACTACGCGCGGCGCGCGGCGGCCGGTGTGGGTCTGGTCGTCACCGAGGGGACGTTCGTCGGCCATGACTCGGCCGGGTACAGCGGCCGTGTCCCGCGCTTCCACGGCGAGGAGCAGCTCGCGGGCTGGAAGAAGGTCGCCGAGGACGTGCACGCGGCGGGCGGCACGATCGTCCCGCAGCTGTGGCACATCGGCATGGTCCGCAAGGAGGGGCAGAACCCCTTCCCCGAGGCCCCCGCGGTCGGTCCCTCCGGCATCCGCGTCGGCGCGACCGAGTCCACCGGTACGACGATGACCCAGCGCGACATCGACGATGTCATCGGCGCCTTCGCCGAGGCCGCGGCCGCCGCGGAGCGCATCGGCATGGACGGCGTGGAGATCCACGGCGCGCACGGTTACCTGGTCGACCAGTTCCTGTGGGCCGGCACGAACCGCCGTACGGACGGCTACGGCGGTGACGCGGTCGCCCGTACCAGGTTCGCCGCCGAGATCGTCGCCGCCGTCCGCGAGACCGTCTCCGCCGACTTCCCGGTCATCTTCCGCTACTCGCAGTGGAAGCAGGAGGCCTACGACGCCCGGCTCGCGGAGACCCCGGAGGAGCTGGAGGCCATCCTGAGCCCGCTCGCCGCCGCCGGTGTCGACGCCTTCCACGCCTCCACGCGCCGCTACTGGCTCCCCGAGTTCGACGGCGCCGACCTCAACCTGGCCGGCTGGACCAAGAAGCTCACCGGCAAGCCCGTCATCACCGTCGGCTCCGTCGGCCTCGACGGCGACTTCCTCAACGCCTTCGTGGGCGAGGGATCCCCGCTCAAGGGGCTCGACGATCTCCTCGACCGCCTGGAGCGCGACGAGTTCGACCTCGTGGCCGTCGGGCGCGCGCTGCTCCAGGACCCGGAGTGGGCGGCGAAGGTCCTCGCGGACCGCTTCGAGGAGCTCAAGCCGTACGACGCGGCGGCGCTTCAGTCGCTGAGCTGA
- a CDS encoding metallophosphoesterase family protein, which translates to MRILQLSDTHLERVDAVNRHGVNAHDSLRLLLHELRYLRGIDAVVVTGDLADDGSPEAYTAVHALVGGFARDVLGGVPVFYTTGNHDEREAFGKVLGSGHAEPEAVLESAAAERAAVSTVGGWRFVTLDSLVPGKVHGHLSAGQLAWLREVVSTPAEHGTVLAFHHPPIALDNPLQQVFGLRNPADLAAVLRGSDVRAVLTGHFHLQLFGLLESVPVWVTPGVVSRIDLTAAPGTERAVRGASASLVVLGGSSGPVFHTLHARDPHAHETVYELGEERVRDLVARA; encoded by the coding sequence ATGAGGATTCTCCAGCTCTCGGACACGCACCTGGAGCGCGTTGACGCCGTCAACCGGCACGGTGTCAACGCGCATGACTCCCTGCGGCTCCTGCTGCACGAACTCCGGTATCTGCGGGGCATCGACGCCGTCGTCGTCACCGGCGACCTCGCCGATGACGGGTCCCCGGAGGCGTACACGGCCGTACACGCGCTGGTGGGCGGGTTCGCGCGGGACGTGCTGGGCGGGGTGCCGGTGTTCTATACGACCGGGAACCACGACGAGCGCGAGGCCTTCGGCAAGGTGCTCGGCAGTGGGCACGCGGAGCCCGAGGCCGTTCTGGAGTCGGCGGCGGCGGAGCGGGCCGCGGTGAGCACCGTCGGCGGGTGGCGGTTCGTCACGCTCGACTCGCTGGTGCCCGGGAAGGTGCACGGGCACCTCTCCGCCGGGCAGCTCGCCTGGCTGCGCGAGGTGGTGAGCACCCCGGCCGAGCACGGCACCGTCCTCGCGTTCCATCATCCGCCCATCGCCCTCGACAACCCCCTCCAGCAGGTCTTCGGGCTGCGCAACCCCGCCGACCTCGCCGCCGTGCTGCGCGGCAGCGACGTCCGGGCCGTGCTCACCGGGCACTTCCATCTCCAGCTCTTCGGGCTGCTGGAGTCGGTGCCGGTGTGGGTGACGCCCGGCGTGGTCAGCCGCATCGACCTGACGGCGGCGCCGGGAACCGAGCGTGCCGTGCGCGGGGCCTCGGCCTCGCTCGTCGTGCTCGGCGGTTCCTCCGGGCCGGTCTTCCACACCCTCCACGCGCGTGACCCCCACGCGCACGAGACCGTCTACGAACTGGGGGAGGAACGGGTAAGGGATCTCGTCGCACGGGCATGA
- a CDS encoding MFS transporter: MSDALAPPAPAGGSAPPRSNAVVAVLAFAGIVVSLMQTLVIPIVPELPKLLDAPASDTAWAVTATLLAAAVATPVVGRLGDMFGKRRMLLISGVMLIIGSVVCALADSLVPMIIGRALQGLASGVIPLGISIMRDELPAERLASATALMSASLGIGGALGLPAAALIADNFSWHVLFWTSAVLGAVAIGLVTVFVPESRVRTGGRFDLVGAVGMAAGLICLLLAISKGADWGWGSGTTVGLFVAAVVILVAWGFFELRTSQPLVDLRTTARRQVLVTNLASIAVGFAMFAMSLVIPQLLQLPAQTGYGLGKSMLAAGLVMAPSGLVMMATAPISAAVSKARGPKVTLMIGALIVAAGYGLNIVLMSEVWHFVLVSCVIGAGIGFTYGSMPALIMGAVPASETAAANSLNTLMRSIGTSSASAIAGVILAQLTTDFGGYALPSESGFKAVLAVGAGAALLAFAVASFIPRQRVAGDAVPVAEGPVEPAEVAAKP; this comes from the coding sequence ATGTCCGACGCCCTCGCCCCTCCCGCCCCGGCGGGAGGTTCCGCACCGCCGCGGTCGAACGCCGTGGTGGCGGTGCTGGCCTTCGCCGGAATCGTGGTCTCGCTGATGCAGACCCTGGTGATCCCGATCGTCCCGGAGCTGCCCAAACTCCTGGACGCGCCGGCCTCCGACACCGCCTGGGCCGTCACCGCCACCCTGCTCGCCGCCGCCGTGGCCACCCCGGTCGTCGGCCGCCTCGGTGACATGTTCGGCAAGCGCCGCATGCTGCTGATCAGCGGCGTCATGCTGATCATCGGCTCGGTCGTCTGCGCCCTGGCCGACTCCCTCGTGCCGATGATCATCGGCCGCGCCCTCCAGGGCCTCGCCTCCGGTGTCATCCCGCTCGGCATCAGCATCATGCGCGACGAACTGCCCGCCGAGCGGCTGGCCTCCGCCACCGCCCTGATGAGCGCCTCCCTCGGCATCGGCGGCGCCCTCGGACTGCCCGCCGCCGCGCTCATCGCCGACAACTTCAGCTGGCACGTGCTGTTCTGGACCTCGGCCGTGCTGGGCGCCGTGGCCATCGGCCTGGTCACCGTCTTCGTGCCCGAGTCCCGGGTGCGCACCGGCGGCCGGTTCGACCTCGTCGGTGCCGTGGGCATGGCGGCCGGGCTCATCTGTCTGCTGCTGGCCATCTCCAAGGGCGCCGACTGGGGCTGGGGCAGCGGCACGACCGTCGGGCTGTTCGTCGCGGCCGTCGTGATCCTGGTGGCCTGGGGCTTCTTCGAACTGCGCACCAGCCAGCCGCTGGTGGACCTGCGCACCACCGCCCGCCGTCAGGTGCTGGTCACCAACCTCGCCTCGATCGCCGTCGGCTTCGCCATGTTCGCGATGAGCCTGGTGATCCCGCAGCTTCTCCAGCTCCCCGCCCAGACCGGCTACGGCCTCGGCAAGTCCATGCTCGCCGCCGGTCTGGTCATGGCCCCCTCCGGCCTGGTCATGATGGCCACGGCGCCGATCTCCGCCGCCGTCTCCAAGGCCCGCGGCCCGAAGGTCACGCTGATGATCGGCGCCCTGATCGTGGCCGCCGGGTACGGCCTGAACATCGTCCTGATGAGCGAGGTCTGGCACTTCGTCCTCGTCTCCTGTGTCATCGGCGCCGGCATCGGCTTCACCTACGGCTCGATGCCCGCGCTCATCATGGGCGCGGTGCCCGCGTCGGAGACGGCCGCGGCGAACAGCCTCAACACCCTGATGCGGTCCATCGGCACCTCGTCGGCCAGCGCCATCGCGGGCGTCATCCTGGCCCAGCTGACCACGGACTTCGGCGGCTACGCGCTGCCCTCCGAGAGCGGCTTCAAGGCGGTCCTCGCGGTCGGCGCCGGGGCGGCCCTGCTCGCCTTCGCGGTGGCGTCCTTCATCCCGCGCCAGCGGGTGGCGGGGGACGCGGTGCCGGTGGCGGAGGGGCCGGTGGAGCCGGCCGAGGTCGCCGCCAAGCCGTAG
- a CDS encoding PTS transporter subunit EIIC: MPHSDELAAALLPLVGGPSNVTSVAHCMTRLRLDLADRSLVDGEAVRALPGVLGVVEDDTYQVVLGPGAVARVTADFEALLVRREPSSVRTVLRRVANVFLPLIPALIGCGILAGVNGLLVNAGWLPSLTPALAAIASAFMSLIAVFVGYNTAKEFGGTPILGAAVAAVVVYPGVAKVTAFGVTLAPGQGGVLGALAAALLGTYVEKWCRGRVPAALDVLVTPTVTVLVSGLATLYVLMYAAGTVSSAIGTAANWLLSTTGVFAGAVLGGLFLPLVMLGLHQALIPLHATLIEQQGSTPLLPLLAMAGAGQVGAAVAVYVRLRHDTGLRTTIKSALPAGLLGVGEPLIYGVSLPLGRPFLTACVGGAAGGAFVGLFAMLGQGVGATAIGPSGWALFPLLAGGAGWPVLAGIYGGGLLTAYAVGFGATYVFGLKDAARCDPGGRPVVSRS, from the coding sequence GTGCCCCATTCCGATGAACTCGCCGCCGCCCTGCTCCCCCTCGTGGGCGGCCCCTCGAACGTCACGTCCGTCGCCCACTGCATGACCCGACTGCGGCTGGACCTGGCCGACCGCTCGCTGGTGGACGGGGAGGCGGTGCGGGCGCTGCCGGGGGTGCTGGGGGTGGTGGAGGACGACACGTACCAGGTGGTGCTGGGGCCGGGGGCCGTGGCGCGGGTGACGGCGGACTTCGAGGCGCTGCTGGTACGGCGGGAACCCTCGTCGGTGAGGACGGTCCTGCGCCGGGTGGCGAACGTCTTCCTGCCGCTCATCCCCGCGCTGATCGGCTGCGGCATCCTCGCGGGCGTCAACGGGCTGCTGGTGAACGCCGGTTGGCTGCCCTCGCTCACCCCCGCCCTGGCCGCGATCGCGTCCGCCTTCATGTCCCTCATCGCGGTCTTCGTCGGGTACAACACCGCGAAGGAGTTCGGCGGCACACCCATCCTGGGCGCGGCGGTCGCGGCCGTCGTCGTCTACCCGGGGGTGGCGAAGGTGACGGCCTTCGGCGTGACGCTGGCCCCGGGGCAGGGCGGAGTGCTGGGCGCGCTGGCGGCGGCGCTGCTGGGGACGTACGTCGAGAAGTGGTGCCGGGGGCGGGTGCCGGCGGCGCTGGACGTCCTGGTGACGCCGACGGTCACCGTCCTCGTCTCCGGCCTCGCGACCCTGTACGTCCTCATGTACGCCGCCGGTACGGTCTCGTCGGCGATCGGCACCGCGGCGAACTGGCTGCTGTCGACGACGGGTGTCTTCGCGGGCGCGGTCCTCGGCGGCCTCTTCCTCCCCCTGGTGATGCTGGGCCTCCACCAGGCCCTGATCCCCCTCCACGCCACCCTCATCGAGCAACAGGGCTCCACCCCGCTCCTGCCTCTGCTGGCCATGGCGGGTGCGGGGCAGGTGGGGGCGGCGGTCGCGGTGTATGTGCGGCTGCGGCACGACACCGGCCTGCGTACGACGATCAAGTCGGCGCTTCCGGCAGGGTTGTTGGGCGTGGGCGAGCCGCTGATCTACGGGGTGTCCCTGCCCTTGGGGCGCCCTTTCCTCACGGCCTGCGTGGGCGGGGCGGCGGGCGGCGCCTTCGTCGGGCTGTTCGCGATGCTCGGGCAGGGAGTGGGGGCGACGGCCATCGGGCCGTCGGGATGGGCGCTGTTCCCGCTGCTCGCGGGCGGCGCGGGGTGGCCGGTCCTCGCCGGGATCTACGGGGGCGGGCTGCTGACGGCCTATGCGGTCGGGTTCGGGGCGACGTACGTGTTCGGGCTCAAGGACGCGGCCCGATGTGACCCAGGTGGCCGTCCGGTCGTTTCCCGATCATGA